One part of the Bacillus sp. FJAT-45350 genome encodes these proteins:
- a CDS encoding DnaD domain-containing protein — translation MNKKFMVSWMASGHTSIPKLLLIHYSDLGINEEELVVLLHVHTFLEEGYLFPTPDDLARRMTHSPDKCAQILNQLLKRDLLALKELQEEGVMSESYTLEPLWEQLLFHLHGQEEQAEKAVKQEEELNVFTMFERELSRPLSPMECETLTMWLDQDNHSPALIKAALKEAVVAGKLSLRYIDRILFEWSKNGIKTVQQARAYGEKFRKYQQKGRKPQATTEKENSFPTYNWLEQ, via the coding sequence ATGAACAAGAAATTTATGGTGAGTTGGATGGCATCAGGTCACACATCCATCCCTAAGCTTTTGCTTATCCATTATAGTGATTTAGGAATAAATGAAGAGGAACTCGTTGTATTATTACATGTTCATACATTTTTAGAGGAAGGGTATCTTTTTCCAACCCCTGATGATTTAGCGAGACGAATGACACATTCTCCTGATAAATGTGCACAAATACTGAATCAGCTACTAAAACGTGACTTACTTGCTTTAAAAGAGTTGCAAGAAGAAGGAGTCATGTCGGAATCATATACGTTAGAACCATTATGGGAGCAGCTACTTTTTCATTTGCATGGGCAAGAAGAACAAGCGGAAAAAGCGGTAAAACAAGAAGAGGAATTGAATGTGTTTACGATGTTTGAACGCGAATTAAGTAGACCACTTTCTCCAATGGAATGTGAAACGTTAACAATGTGGCTTGACCAGGACAATCACTCTCCAGCTTTAATAAAAGCTGCATTAAAGGAAGCTGTTGTCGCTGGGAAGTTAAGCCTACGATATATTGACCGCATATTGTTTGAATGGAGTAAGAATGGAATCAAAACAGTTCAACAAGCACGTGCTTATGGTGAAAAATTCCGTAAATATCAACAAAAGGGAAGGAAGCCACAGGCTACAACAGAAAAAGAAAACTCCTTCCCTACCTATAACTGGCTAGAGCAATAA